A window of the Paenibacillus woosongensis genome harbors these coding sequences:
- a CDS encoding DsbA family protein — protein sequence MPPKKQTNALAQRKSEQMKQQQKQKTRRVIWFSTVGVLLALCIIVLLIPTKPKAEAFEYAGLPVLGDPNAPIKIVEFGDYKCPACSIFNELVKPQIQSDYVDQGKAAFYFMNYPFLGPDSDTAALAAQSVYHQSNEAFWTYFDALYTNQGNENEQWATVDYLVELAQKENIGIDYDLLRKDIEEKTYQNEVDEHRNKANQLRVQGTPTIFINGKPYNGNFGDYTEIKKAIENELKGE from the coding sequence ATGCCGCCGAAAAAACAAACTAATGCGTTGGCGCAGCGCAAATCGGAACAAATGAAGCAGCAGCAAAAACAGAAGACAAGACGGGTGATTTGGTTTTCCACGGTTGGGGTGCTGTTGGCGCTCTGTATTATTGTTTTACTGATCCCGACGAAACCCAAAGCAGAGGCGTTTGAGTATGCCGGCCTTCCGGTATTGGGAGATCCGAACGCTCCTATTAAAATCGTAGAATTTGGAGATTATAAGTGCCCGGCATGCAGCATTTTCAATGAACTTGTCAAGCCGCAAATCCAAAGCGATTATGTAGATCAGGGCAAGGCTGCCTTTTATTTTATGAACTATCCTTTTCTCGGACCTGATTCAGATACGGCTGCATTGGCAGCGCAGTCTGTATACCATCAAAGCAACGAAGCATTCTGGACTTATTTTGATGCCTTGTACACAAATCAAGGGAACGAGAACGAGCAGTGGGCGACGGTCGATTATCTGGTCGAGCTGGCGCAGAAGGAGAACATTGGCATCGACTACGATCTTCTCCGCAAGGATATCGAAGAGAAGACGTACCAGAACGAAGTGGACGAGCACCGAAACAAAGCGAATCAGCTCAGAGTTCAGGGAACACCTACGATATTCATTAACGGCAAGCCGTATAACGGGAACTTTGGAGACTACACCGAGATCAAGAAAGCGATAGAAAACGAATTGAAGGGTGAGTAG
- a CDS encoding disulfide oxidoreductase: protein MVQGPVRSFFREYGIYVAWLVSMVAAAGSLYLSEVLYYEPCKLCWFQRIFMYPLVIMLGMAAFRNDRRMIGYALPLSIIGGSISIYHYAQQKIPGLAQLLPCKVGIPCNIDYLNWWGFITIPFMALIAFLLITVCLFLARTASNDE, encoded by the coding sequence ATGGTCCAAGGCCCGGTACGCTCTTTTTTTAGGGAATATGGCATTTATGTTGCTTGGCTCGTATCGATGGTAGCTGCCGCAGGAAGCCTGTATTTAAGTGAAGTGCTGTACTATGAGCCCTGCAAGCTGTGCTGGTTTCAGCGCATATTCATGTATCCGCTCGTGATTATGCTCGGCATGGCCGCGTTTCGCAACGACCGCAGAATGATTGGATATGCCCTTCCGCTCAGCATTATCGGAGGATCTATCTCGATCTATCATTACGCCCAGCAGAAAATTCCCGGTTTGGCGCAGCTGCTGCCGTGCAAAGTAGGGATTCCGTGCAATATCGATTATTTGAATTGGTGGGGATTCATCACGATTCCTTTTATGGCATTAATTGCATTTTTATTAATTACCGTATGTCTGTTCCTCGCCAGAACGGCCTCAAACGATGAATAA
- the ptsP gene encoding phosphoenolpyruvate--protein phosphotransferase: MLNINGIAASAGVAIAPVFKLEHPDYTVKRREIEDPAAENARLDEALSKSQQELEAIKARTLQELGEKKAEIFESHLLILNDPELLTPVRDKINTEKVSAEFALNETAQQFISMFENMKSDYLKERAADMRDVTKRVLTHLLGLNYVNPAEISEEVIVVAEDLTPSDTAQLNRKYVKGFTTNIGGRTSHSAIMARSLEIPAVVGTKDVLSQVNNGDLLIVDGLDGTVIVNPSPDVVEQYTAKRDQHLQQIEEWKKLREVPTVSRDGVHVELAANIGTPNDVAGVLENGGEGVGLYRTEFLYMGRTELPSEEVQFNAYKTVLEKMEGKPVVVRTLDIGGDKELPYLDLPKEMNPFLGFRAVRLCLERTDIFRTQLRALLRASIYGNLRIMFPMIATLDEFRQAKALLLEEKDKLAAEGVSVSEDIQIGIMVEIPATAVLADQFAKEVDFFSIGTNDLIQYTMAADRMNERVSYLYQPYNPAILRLVKMVIDAAHKEGRWAGMCGEMAGDSTAIPLLLGLGLDEFSMSATSILPARSQIAKLSKAEMQELAAKALQLSTAEEVVELVRGIQQ; encoded by the coding sequence ATGCTTAACATCAATGGGATTGCTGCATCGGCAGGTGTAGCGATTGCTCCGGTTTTCAAGCTGGAGCACCCTGATTATACGGTAAAGCGCCGGGAGATCGAGGATCCTGCGGCAGAGAACGCTCGCCTGGACGAAGCTTTATCGAAGTCGCAGCAGGAGCTTGAGGCAATTAAAGCGCGCACGCTTCAAGAGCTGGGGGAGAAGAAGGCAGAGATTTTCGAATCGCATCTGCTCATTCTGAACGACCCTGAGCTGCTTACCCCTGTACGGGACAAAATCAATACGGAAAAAGTCAGCGCCGAATTTGCTCTGAACGAAACCGCCCAGCAGTTCATCTCCATGTTTGAGAACATGAAGAGCGACTATCTCAAGGAGCGTGCGGCGGATATGAGGGACGTTACGAAGCGCGTACTGACTCATCTGCTTGGTCTGAATTACGTAAATCCCGCTGAGATCAGCGAGGAGGTTATCGTAGTAGCGGAAGACCTGACGCCTTCGGATACGGCGCAGCTTAACCGCAAATATGTAAAAGGCTTTACGACGAATATCGGCGGCCGTACTTCGCATTCGGCCATTATGGCGCGTTCCCTGGAAATTCCGGCGGTTGTTGGAACAAAGGACGTGCTGAGCCAGGTAAACAACGGCGATCTGCTGATCGTCGATGGACTGGACGGAACCGTCATCGTAAATCCTTCGCCTGATGTTGTTGAGCAGTATACAGCGAAGCGTGACCAGCATTTGCAGCAAATCGAAGAGTGGAAGAAGCTGCGTGAGGTTCCGACGGTTTCCCGCGACGGGGTTCATGTGGAGCTGGCGGCCAACATTGGAACGCCAAACGATGTGGCTGGCGTACTGGAGAACGGCGGCGAAGGCGTAGGGCTGTACCGTACCGAGTTCCTTTATATGGGCCGGACGGAGCTTCCTTCGGAGGAAGTGCAATTCAACGCCTACAAAACGGTGCTTGAGAAAATGGAAGGCAAGCCGGTAGTCGTAAGGACGCTGGATATCGGCGGCGACAAAGAGCTGCCATATCTGGACTTGCCGAAGGAAATGAATCCATTCCTCGGTTTTCGGGCCGTACGTCTCTGTCTGGAGCGGACGGATATTTTCCGGACACAGCTTCGCGCTTTACTGCGGGCGAGCATTTACGGGAATTTGCGGATCATGTTCCCGATGATCGCTACGCTGGATGAATTCCGTCAGGCAAAAGCCCTGCTGCTGGAGGAGAAGGATAAACTAGCGGCTGAAGGCGTATCCGTATCGGAGGACATCCAGATCGGGATTATGGTGGAAATTCCGGCAACGGCGGTGCTGGCTGATCAGTTTGCCAAAGAGGTTGACTTCTTCAGCATCGGCACGAATGATCTTATCCAATATACGATGGCTGCCGACCGGATGAACGAGCGCGTTTCCTATTTGTATCAGCCATACAACCCGGCGATTTTGCGTTTGGTGAAAATGGTTATCGATGCCGCTCACAAAGAAGGGCGCTGGGCAGGCATGTGCGGAGAGATGGCGGGAGATTCCACAGCAATTCCGCTGCTGCTTGGGCTTGGATTGGATGAGTTCAGCATGAGCGCCACTTCGATTCTGCCAGCGCGTTCGCAAATCGCCAAGCTCTCCAAGGCAGAAATGCAGGAGCTGGCGGCCAAAGCGCTGCAGCTAAGCACAGCCGAGGAAGTCGTGGAGCTTGTCAGAGGCATCCAACAATAA
- a CDS encoding LacI family DNA-binding transcriptional regulator: MKKPTIEDVAKRAGVSKSTVSQYLNERYQYMSEDTRRRISEVIEDLKYQPNGLARSLKQNRTFMVGIIVANIDYSLSIKCIRAIENELQQHKTQVIICNADESPEKEREYIEMLAARQVDGLIVFPSGNGNSSYRRVMEMKLPLVFLDRLVEGVTTQSLLLDNEAAAKIAIQELAEHGHERIAILSLPLGDYAITPRKERISGYKKAMEELGLPIDEAYICHAPKENIAEVLERLLALPKPPTALLAGNDIVLAEILKFANQTGLRIPDQLSVIGIDDAEFAHIYNPVITTISQPAYDMGTQAAKILLSSIEQKGTELPITYRFPPMLQQGQSVRTI; this comes from the coding sequence ATGAAAAAACCGACAATCGAAGATGTGGCCAAAAGAGCCGGGGTTTCCAAAAGCACGGTCTCCCAGTATTTAAACGAACGATATCAATATATGAGCGAGGATACGAGAAGGCGGATCAGCGAGGTCATCGAGGACCTCAAATATCAGCCGAACGGGCTTGCCCGTAGCCTGAAGCAGAACCGTACCTTCATGGTTGGCATTATTGTGGCCAATATCGATTATTCGTTATCGATCAAATGCATACGCGCCATCGAAAATGAGCTGCAGCAGCATAAAACGCAGGTGATTATATGCAACGCTGATGAAAGTCCGGAGAAGGAGCGCGAATATATCGAAATGCTGGCAGCTCGCCAGGTCGACGGCCTGATCGTGTTCCCGTCCGGGAATGGGAACAGTTCCTATCGCAGGGTGATGGAGATGAAGCTCCCGCTTGTATTTCTGGATCGGCTCGTTGAGGGAGTAACGACGCAAAGCTTGCTGCTCGATAACGAAGCTGCGGCGAAAATCGCGATTCAGGAGCTGGCCGAGCATGGACATGAACGGATTGCGATTCTGTCGCTTCCGCTTGGCGATTACGCCATTACACCCCGCAAGGAGCGGATCAGCGGGTATAAAAAAGCGATGGAGGAGCTCGGCCTTCCGATCGACGAAGCCTATATTTGCCATGCACCGAAAGAAAATATAGCCGAGGTGCTGGAAAGGCTGCTGGCACTGCCCAAACCGCCAACAGCGCTGCTGGCAGGCAATGATATTGTGCTGGCGGAAATACTGAAGTTCGCCAATCAGACAGGCCTGCGGATTCCCGATCAGCTGTCCGTGATTGGCATCGATGATGCTGAATTTGCACATATCTATAATCCGGTCATTACAACGATATCCCAGCCTGCTTACGACATGGGGACACAGGCTGCGAAAATTTTACTCTCTTCGATCGAACAGAAGGGGACGGAGCTGCCGATTACATACCGTTTCCCGCCGATGCTGCAGCAAGGGCAATCCGTACGGACAATATAA
- a CDS encoding HPr family phosphocarrier protein: MEKVFRITDEDGIHARPATALVNTANKFSGAEVFAEANGKKVTLKSILGVLSLGLEKGDLITLTVDGDNAAEALQALTDVMVNEGLGEVNA; encoded by the coding sequence ATGGAAAAAGTATTCAGAATTACGGATGAAGATGGTATTCATGCACGCCCAGCCACAGCGCTGGTAAATACAGCAAACAAATTCAGCGGAGCTGAAGTATTCGCGGAAGCTAACGGCAAAAAAGTGACCTTGAAGTCCATTCTTGGCGTACTTTCCCTAGGGCTTGAAAAAGGCGATCTCATTACGTTGACTGTCGATGGAGACAATGCCGCAGAAGCGCTTCAAGCGCTCACTGACGTAATGGTTAATGAAGGGTTAGGCGAAGTAAATGCTTAA
- a CDS encoding 50S ribosomal protein L25, with protein MTASTNQRTQYLDVSKRTEFTRSSLHRLRKNGGIPASVYGGGTEAQSIYVDEKQLARVARTGRTEFFELRIDGAEGIPVLIKDVQQRGGKILHVDFQKVSKNKPIRVKVPLIYNGTAEGTKVGGILQIQATELEIEGLPDVLPSGLEVDVTPLGTGDKLVAADVQLPEGISLIALKDELLASVVLPRVAEPEAEAEGDAGAEPEAADGAGEKE; from the coding sequence ATGACTGCGAGTACGAATCAACGAACCCAGTACTTAGACGTCTCAAAGAGGACGGAGTTTACCCGCTCTTCACTTCACCGATTAAGGAAAAATGGGGGCATTCCTGCTAGCGTGTACGGAGGCGGAACGGAAGCCCAGTCTATTTACGTGGACGAGAAACAACTGGCCAGAGTGGCTCGTACGGGACGCACCGAATTTTTTGAGCTGCGGATCGACGGGGCTGAGGGCATTCCGGTATTGATAAAGGATGTTCAGCAGCGAGGCGGCAAAATACTTCATGTCGATTTCCAGAAGGTGTCGAAAAATAAACCGATTCGCGTTAAGGTGCCGCTGATTTACAATGGGACGGCCGAAGGAACTAAGGTTGGCGGAATTCTGCAAATTCAAGCGACGGAGCTTGAAATCGAAGGTTTGCCGGATGTCCTGCCGTCCGGGCTCGAGGTGGATGTGACTCCGCTTGGCACCGGAGACAAGCTGGTTGCCGCTGACGTCCAGCTGCCAGAAGGCATCTCATTGATTGCCCTGAAGGATGAGCTACTGGCTTCAGTCGTGCTCCCGCGCGTGGCAGAGCCCGAGGCAGAGGCGGAGGGCGACGCTGGAGCGGAGCCGGAGGCTGCTGACGGCGCCGGGGAAAAAGAATAA
- a CDS encoding WIAG-tail domain, with protein sequence MKKNKPPRSGKKKKSLYYVDNPDINELKLLETEINERRAEPKDMRIHQSAAPAIFSPDDDLMADDFFIEEDELADTAEAAESAVTANAEHTDDEAPLSNLNLAAHLAEKKTPLVDEGIVYTNDLRDAAVTGPKIAPYTIDASRIKYGTIGTAWLADYAVQGIKIADGAVTSSKIAPESITGEHLVDGSIEGRTIRNRSIGGEKLQEGSITSDKLADGIIVADKLADHSIQSRHLSDWIVTTDLLQDQAVTSDKIMSGSIQTINLANGVIDNSKLADQSITSSKLRDGAVTGGKIQDGAIQSRHLAEDAINVRNLAPGLIGKEQLAYSSVGTEQLENKIISSQHIKENAVQSEHLAPESIDRVHIRASSIGEEHIGAGQIKGKHLADRSILSTKLSDQSVGTMQIVEQAVTSSKIADQSILPQKIADEAVLTRHLAPGSIQSAQLAPGAVKSPNIAAESVQGGHIMSYAIEEWHIAEDAVTGDKIGEGEVGDRHLAQNSVSTPHIQKGAIISEKLKDGSITGSKIADGAVTAKAIDAGAIHSYHLAQGAVHAPHLAPESVGGIQLQPGAVEEEHINHGAVFTHHLQDHSITSLKLSPECVTSDKINDLAVTVSKLAEGSVVSSKLAPASILTRHISREAVQSDALAPGAVLSEHVATEAVTSRHLGTGVLKGHHFSDGSVSEKALNDGAVTAAKLKENAVQDRHLGEEVIKGRHIGKAVLESRHISPESITGDHLAPELRRDGLLPEGGVSGDDLMPGSVGREHLHPRSVDGAVLQTGVVGSLHLMPDSIQRQHISVESVLSQHLTDSVIQSRHVSEGAVGGQHIAAEAIEAWHIRQQAVQKGNLSAELQQRGLLPEDGVAGADITPGAIERIHLQAGIVDGDVLQNDAVQSVHLQADAVQSKHLAQQSVHGGHLANGAVEGQHIASGSIDGQHIADASLGSRHLQPKAVEVEHLSAELRQEGLLPETGIAGKDIMQGSISRVHLQEGAVDSDVLQRESVSSSKLQPRSVLPYHLSDESVNGQHLTDAAIEARHLTEGSVEEKHLADSSVDARHIRPHAVQLEHLSSDLHREGLLPEGGIVSKDVAAGVIGRIHLQSGVVDGDVLLGESVNSSHIQNEAVQGHHLAEGAVQSRHLSPGSVKMEHLCENSVNGRHLADSSVESRQISPQAVQVKHLSIDLQRNGLLPEAGVRGSDLAAGSVSRAHLHPGAVDSVVLQEESVGAAHLQAGAVQSYHLAEQLIQSQHLATGQVESRHLSEGIVSASHIAERVVSSRHIDAGTLKAEHLSAELRQEGLLPEGGVKGSDLAAGSVSRAHLQPDAVDSAVLQEESVGTSHLQAEAIQSYHLADELIQSQHLAVGQVESRHLSEGLISESHIAAGAVSSRHISAGTVTPEHLSADLRQEGLLPEGGVKGSDLAAGSVSRTHLQPGVVDGEVLQEESVGASHLQAEAIQSYHLADELIQSQHLAVGQVESRHLSEGLISESHIAAGAVSSRHIGAGTLKAEHLSAELRQEGLLPEGGVKGSDLAAGSVSRTHLQPGVVDGEVLQEESVGASHLQAEAIQSYHLADELIQSQHLATGQVESRHLSEGIVSASHIAAGAVSSRHIGAGTLKAEHLSAELRQEGLLPEGGVKGSDLAAGSVSRAHLQPDAVDSAVLQEESVGTAHLQAEAIQSYHLADELIQSQHLATGQVESRHLSEGIVSASHIAAGAVSSRHIGAGTLKAEHLSAELRQEGLLPEGGVKGSDLAAGSVSRAHLQLSAVDGAVLQEESVGTAHLQAGAVQGNHLADAVIQSQHLSAGAIESPHIKQGAVQLEHLSVSPVIAIRDQPTMQQFGMAAFLLQNHEESTEVMVLLEEPFAHAHYVIVAMANNPGYYVSLKSQEPDSAILEISRMKPSSRNYGFVTWIAVGSLN encoded by the coding sequence TTGAAGAAGAACAAACCCCCGAGAAGCGGTAAGAAGAAAAAGTCGCTTTATTACGTGGATAATCCGGATATTAATGAGCTTAAACTGCTGGAGACGGAAATAAACGAGCGGCGAGCCGAGCCGAAGGATATGAGGATCCATCAATCTGCTGCGCCTGCAATATTTTCACCTGATGATGATTTGATGGCGGACGATTTTTTTATCGAGGAGGATGAGTTAGCCGATACAGCGGAGGCGGCTGAATCAGCAGTGACGGCAAACGCCGAGCATACGGATGATGAAGCACCGTTATCCAACCTGAATTTGGCGGCGCATCTGGCGGAGAAGAAGACACCTCTTGTTGACGAAGGGATCGTCTATACGAACGATTTGAGAGATGCCGCCGTAACAGGGCCGAAAATCGCCCCTTATACGATCGATGCATCGAGAATCAAGTATGGGACGATCGGCACGGCCTGGCTAGCCGATTATGCTGTCCAAGGCATCAAGATTGCCGATGGGGCGGTAACCTCATCCAAAATTGCACCTGAATCCATTACGGGTGAGCATCTGGTTGACGGCTCCATCGAGGGAAGAACGATCAGGAATCGTTCCATTGGGGGGGAGAAGCTTCAGGAAGGCAGCATTACTTCAGATAAGCTGGCTGACGGCATCATCGTAGCTGACAAACTGGCCGATCATTCGATTCAGAGCCGCCACTTGAGCGATTGGATCGTGACCACGGATTTACTGCAGGATCAAGCCGTGACCTCGGATAAAATTATGAGCGGCAGTATTCAAACGATCAATTTGGCCAACGGTGTCATCGATAACTCCAAGCTTGCCGACCAGTCCATCACATCTTCCAAGCTTCGCGACGGCGCTGTTACTGGGGGAAAAATTCAAGACGGTGCTATTCAAAGCCGCCATTTAGCCGAGGATGCGATTAATGTGCGCAATTTGGCTCCCGGACTGATTGGGAAAGAACAGCTGGCCTACTCTAGCGTCGGAACAGAGCAATTGGAGAACAAGATCATCTCATCGCAGCATATTAAGGAGAACGCCGTCCAGTCGGAGCATCTCGCGCCGGAATCGATTGACCGGGTTCATATTCGTGCAAGCAGCATTGGCGAAGAGCATATCGGGGCAGGGCAAATCAAAGGCAAGCATCTGGCCGATCGCAGCATTCTTTCGACGAAGCTGTCTGATCAATCGGTAGGCACGATGCAAATCGTCGAGCAGGCGGTCACCTCATCGAAAATCGCCGACCAAAGCATTTTACCGCAAAAAATAGCGGATGAAGCTGTATTGACCAGGCATCTTGCCCCCGGTTCGATTCAATCAGCACAGCTTGCCCCCGGCGCGGTGAAGTCTCCGAACATCGCGGCTGAATCCGTACAGGGAGGGCATATCATGTCCTATGCCATTGAGGAGTGGCATATCGCAGAAGATGCTGTGACCGGAGATAAAATTGGTGAAGGTGAAGTTGGGGATCGGCATTTGGCGCAAAACTCCGTTTCAACGCCCCATATTCAGAAGGGGGCAATTATCTCCGAGAAACTGAAGGACGGGAGCATCACCGGAAGTAAGATTGCCGACGGAGCTGTCACAGCCAAGGCTATCGATGCCGGGGCGATCCATTCTTACCATCTGGCTCAAGGAGCTGTTCATGCCCCTCATTTAGCACCGGAGAGCGTCGGAGGGATTCAACTGCAGCCAGGGGCCGTTGAAGAGGAGCATATTAATCATGGAGCCGTATTTACCCACCATTTACAGGATCATTCTATCACTTCGCTGAAACTGTCTCCCGAATGCGTTACAAGCGACAAAATTAATGATTTGGCCGTAACGGTATCCAAGCTTGCTGAAGGAAGCGTAGTCTCCTCCAAGCTTGCTCCTGCTTCTATCCTGACCCGGCATATATCGAGAGAGGCCGTCCAAAGCGACGCGCTGGCACCGGGAGCCGTATTGTCCGAGCATGTTGCAACAGAAGCTGTAACTAGCAGGCACCTCGGTACGGGCGTATTGAAGGGTCACCATTTCTCAGATGGTTCAGTATCGGAAAAGGCGTTGAATGATGGAGCGGTTACGGCTGCCAAGCTAAAAGAGAACGCAGTGCAGGATCGGCATTTGGGCGAGGAAGTCATTAAGGGCCGGCATATCGGCAAAGCGGTGCTAGAATCGCGGCATATAAGCCCTGAATCCATTACGGGTGATCATTTAGCGCCCGAATTACGCCGTGACGGATTGCTTCCCGAGGGCGGAGTCAGCGGAGATGACTTGATGCCGGGCTCGGTAGGCCGAGAACATTTACACCCTAGATCCGTCGATGGAGCCGTGCTGCAAACCGGTGTAGTTGGTTCCCTGCATTTGATGCCAGATTCCATACAACGGCAACATATTAGTGTTGAATCTGTGCTTAGTCAGCATTTGACCGATAGCGTGATACAATCCCGCCACGTATCGGAAGGGGCTGTCGGCGGACAGCATATTGCTGCCGAAGCGATCGAGGCATGGCATATCCGGCAGCAAGCTGTGCAGAAGGGGAATTTGTCCGCCGAGCTGCAGCAGCGGGGGCTTCTGCCGGAGGACGGAGTCGCTGGGGCCGATATTACGCCGGGAGCAATTGAACGAATACACCTGCAGGCAGGTATTGTGGATGGCGATGTATTACAGAACGATGCCGTACAATCGGTTCATTTGCAGGCTGATGCGGTGCAGAGCAAGCATCTGGCACAGCAATCCGTTCACGGCGGGCATCTCGCGAATGGCGCGGTAGAGGGGCAGCATATAGCTTCGGGCTCCATAGATGGACAGCATATCGCCGATGCTTCGCTGGGATCCCGCCATCTTCAGCCGAAGGCGGTGGAGGTTGAGCACCTATCTGCCGAGCTGCGGCAGGAAGGGCTGCTTCCGGAGACAGGAATTGCGGGAAAGGATATTATGCAGGGCTCGATCAGCCGGGTTCATTTGCAGGAAGGGGCGGTGGACAGCGATGTACTGCAACGGGAATCCGTAAGCTCGTCGAAATTGCAGCCGCGTTCGGTGCTGCCCTATCATTTGAGCGATGAGTCGGTTAACGGACAGCATTTGACGGATGCCGCAATTGAAGCCCGACACTTAACAGAAGGCAGCGTGGAGGAGAAACATCTTGCCGATTCTTCGGTTGATGCCCGGCATATTCGTCCACATGCAGTGCAATTAGAGCATTTGTCGTCTGATTTGCATCGCGAGGGATTGCTTCCAGAGGGAGGCATTGTCAGCAAAGATGTGGCAGCAGGCGTGATTGGGCGCATTCATTTGCAGTCAGGCGTTGTGGATGGAGATGTTCTGCTAGGGGAGAGCGTAAATTCTTCGCATATTCAGAACGAGGCGGTGCAGGGCCATCACTTGGCGGAGGGAGCGGTACAGAGCCGCCATTTGTCGCCTGGTTCGGTGAAGATGGAGCATCTATGTGAGAATAGCGTGAACGGCAGACACCTCGCGGATTCCTCCGTCGAATCGAGGCAGATTTCTCCTCAAGCCGTTCAGGTAAAGCATTTATCTATTGACCTGCAGCGGAATGGACTGCTGCCGGAGGCCGGCGTAAGGGGAAGCGATTTGGCAGCAGGCTCGGTCAGCCGCGCTCATCTGCACCCTGGCGCGGTAGACAGTGTTGTGCTCCAAGAGGAGTCCGTCGGGGCAGCGCATCTTCAGGCAGGAGCCGTTCAGAGCTATCACTTGGCAGAACAACTGATCCAAAGCCAACATCTGGCTACGGGTCAAGTGGAATCCCGCCATTTGAGCGAAGGCATCGTATCAGCCAGCCATATTGCGGAAAGAGTGGTGAGCTCCCGTCATATTGATGCTGGCACGTTGAAGGCTGAGCATTTATCCGCCGAGCTTCGGCAGGAAGGATTGCTGCCAGAGGGCGGTGTGAAGGGAAGCGATCTGGCAGCAGGCTCGGTCAGCCGTGCTCACTTGCAGCCGGACGCGGTGGACAGCGCAGTGCTTCAAGAAGAGTCCGTGGGCACGTCACATCTGCAGGCAGAGGCGATTCAGAGCTATCATCTGGCGGATGAATTGATTCAAAGCCAACATCTGGCGGTAGGTCAGGTGGAATCCCGCCATCTGAGCGAAGGCCTCATCTCAGAGAGCCATATTGCGGCAGGAGCGGTGAGCTCCCGTCATATTAGCGCTGGTACGGTGACCCCTGAACACTTGTCTGCCGATCTGCGGCAGGAAGGATTGCTGCCAGAAGGCGGTGTGAAGGGAAGCGATCTGGCAGCAGGTTCGGTCAGCCGTACGCATTTGCAGCCAGGCGTAGTAGATGGCGAGGTGCTCCAGGAAGAGTCCGTGGGCGCGTCACATCTGCAGGCAGAGGCGATTCAGAGCTATCATCTGGCGGATGAATTGATTCAAAGCCAACATCTGGCGGTGGGTCAAGTGGAATCCCGCCATCTGAGCGAAGGCCTCATCTCAGAGAGCCATATTGCGGCAGGCGCGGTGAGTTCCCGACATATCGGTGCCGGCACATTGAAGGCTGAGCACTTGTCTGCCGAGCTGCGGCAGGAAGGATTGCTGCCAGAGGGCGGTGTGAAGGGAAGCGATCTGGCAGCAGGTTCGGTCAGCCGTACGCATTTGCAGCCAGGCGTAGTAGATGGCGAGGTGCTCCAGGAAGAGTCCGTGGGTGCGTCACATCTGCAGGCAGAGGCGATTCAGAGCTATCATCTGGCGGATGAATTGATTCAAAGCCAACATCTGGCTACGGGTCAAGTGGAATCCCGCCATTTGAGCGAAGGCATCGTATCAGCCAGCCATATTGCGGCAGGCGCGGTGAGCTCCCGACATATCGGTGCCGGCACATTGAAGGCTGAGCACTTGTCTGCCGAGCTGCGGCAGGAAGGATTGCTGCCAGAGGGCGGTGTGAAGGGAAGCGATCTGGCGGCAGGCTCGGTCAGCCGTGCTCACTTGCAGCCGGACGCGGTGGACAGCGCAGTGCTTCAAGAAGAGTCCGTGGGCACGGCACATCTGCAGGCAGAGGCGATTCAGAGCTATCATCTGGCGGATGAATTGATTCAAAGCCAACATCTGGCTACGGGTCAAGTGGAATCCCGCCATTTGAGCGAAGGCATCGTATCAGCCAGCCATATTGCGGCAGGCGCGGTGAGCTCCCGACATATCGGTGCCGGCACATTGAAGGCTGAGCACTTGTCTGCCGAGCTGCGGCAGGAAGGATTGCTGCCAGAGGGCGGTGTGAAGGGAAGCGATCTGGCAGCAGGGTCGGTCAGCCGTGCACATCTGCAGCTCAGCGCCGTAGACGGAGCCGTACTGCAGGAAGAGTCCGTGGGGACGGCACATTTGCAGGCAGGAGCTGTTCAGGGCAATCATTTGGCGGATGCAGTCATACAAAGCCAACATTTGTCCGCCGGTGCGATCGAGAGCCCGCATATTAAGCAGGGTGCAGTTCAATTGGAGCATTTGTCGGTATCACCCGTGATTGCCATACGCGATCAACCAACGATGCAGCAGTTTGGAATGGCAGCATTTCTTCTTCAGAATCACGAAGAATCGACAGAAGTGATGGTGTTGCTTGAGGAGCCCTTTGCCCATGCGCATTATGTCATCGTAGCGATGGCGAACAATCCGGGGTATTACGTCTCGTTGAAATCGCAGGAGCCTGACTCAGCAATTCTTGAAATCTCGAGAATGAAGCCCAGCTCTAGGAATTATGGATTCGTCACATGGATCGCTGTTGGCAGTCTGAATTAA